The Deltaproteobacteria bacterium sequence GGCACGAGAGTTCTTCGGCAACCGGCGATACCAACACGTTCACAAAAATCCAATTGTTCTTTGGCGCCTTCCACGGACACATGGTACATCATTCGGTATCCTTTTGCGGAAGGCACTTCTCTAAGAGAAGAATGAATACCCACTACCAACAACAAGTGCTGAACTTGAAACGCAAGCATTTCACTGCTTGAGGCGTAGTCAAGACCCAGCTTTGCTGGGTCGCGAAGCAAACTCGAAGAGTTTGCGGAGTAAAAATAACTGGCACCAGCCTTTTTTCGTCCATGTAAACATTTCCAACTAAAATTGCCGTCCGTAGCCCATAAATGTCTTAAGAAAAGCGCCACATCTTCCGACGGCGCCTGAAAGAGCTGACGCGGAACGCGTTTTTCCCAAGAATGAACGGGCGCAATTCCAAGTTTCTGAAACCAGTTCGTAATAGGATGACGTGTATTCCGCGCGAGAGGATAAGGACTTGGAAGATAAAGATGCCACCAATTTTTCTGCATCACAACGCGCCCTTCAATATCAAACAGGGCTTTTGCGGCTTTCTGTACAGTTTCAATGTTTTCCCAATCGGCACTTGTGTAATGGAAGGGTTGATGGGGGAGAATGCATCCGTCTCCCAGCAGATGTGCAAGAAGGATCAGCTCATTATCTGAAAGATTTTTTTGCGACTGTAGAGGGGGCATTTTTCGCGGAAGCGCAATCGCATCTCCGGGCTGAAGATTGTCCAGTCTCTGCCAGCCATCTATTCGCAAAAAAGGATGATTTGCAGACGCCTTTATTTTTCGACCACTGCGTGTCTTCAAAAGAAACACTTTTTTTCTTCCCGAGGAAAATGCCTTCACAAGATTAAAAGGACGCACACGATAATTTTCATCTACGGCAAAAACGGGCAAGGGAGATTGATGATCTCTTTCAGCAAGCTCTTTGATGGAAAAGGTCTCCCCCGTTTTTGCATTGGTGATAAGCGTATCGCCTGTCACACAACCACTTTCACGCAAATCCGACAGCATGGGTCTTTTGTCGTTTCTGTTTTCAACGCCGCGGTTGAGTTGTGACAGTGCAATCACGGGCACATGCAATTCTTTGGCGAGCGCTTTCAGACCTCTCGAAATTTCGGAAATTTCGCGTTCACGGCTGTCCGAGCGAATATGGGCCCTTACGAGTTGAAGATAATCCACGACCAAAAGTCCCAACCCGTGTTCTTTTTTCAAACGCCTCGCCTTGGCCCGCATTTCAAGAATTGTCAAGGCGGCGCTGTCATCGATATAAATCGGTGCCTCCGATAAAATGCCGGCGGCCCGGGTTAATTTGGGCCAGTCACTCTCTGATAAAAAACCTCCGCGCATTTTGTACGAATCCACTTCGGCACGCGCGCAAAGCAAACGTTGCACCAATTGTTCCTTCGACATTTCAAGAGAAAAAATACCGCAGGGGATTTTTGAATCACACGCGGCATGTTCCATGATGTTGAGCGAAAAAGCGGTTTTGCCGGAGCTGGGCCGTCCCGCGACAATGAGCAAATCGGAAGGTTGAAGACCCGACGTGAGACGATCCAAATCTGTGTAACCGGAGGGAACTCCCGTTACCGATTCTTTTCTTTCGTACGATTGTTCAATGGCTTTGAAGCCCGCCTTCACCACTTCTTTCATCGGTACAAAACCTTGCTGGATGCGGCGCGTGGCAATGTCGAAAATAATTGATTCGGCTTTGTCCAAAAATTCGTCAATGCCGCCCTCTTCTTCGTAACCGCGTGACGCAATTTCGGTGGCGCCGTCAATCAATTGTCTCAAGACCGCCTTCTCACGAATAATTTTGGAATAGTGTCCCACATGCGCAGACGTGGGGACCTGATCCACAAGACTGGAAAGATAACTCGCCCCGCCGATGGAATCCAGATGGTTGGCCAATTTGAGGGCGTTGGTGACCGTCACCAAATCGGAAGGTTCGTTGGCTTGGTAAAGACTTAAAATTGCCTGATAAATTTTGCAATGGGCATCGCGGTAAAAATCTTCGGGTCTTAAAAGTTCGATGACACGGTGTATCGCTTCGTTGTCGATCAGCATCCCACCAAGCACCGCGCGCTCGGCGTCAAGGTTCTGGGGAGGGAGTTTTGAATGGACCATGTGTCTTAAGCCTTTACAACCCACACTTTCAATGTTGCCGTTACTTCGGGGTGCAAACGAACTGGAACTTCTGTCACACCTAACTGACGAATTGGATCTTTAAGATGAATGAGTTTCTTGTCGATCAGAAAATTTTCGGCGCGAAGGGCGTCGGCAATATCTTTTGTGGTAACCGATCCAAACAGTTTATCTTCTTCACCCGCTTCTTTACGAATGGTGATCGACAAACCCACAACTTTTTCCGCCAACACTTCCGCTTCTTTTTTCAATTTGGACTGTTTTATAGAAATGACTTTTTTGTGATGTTCCAACTCTTTCAAATTGGCGGGATTCGCATGGACCGCTTTGCCTTGGGGAAACAAAAAATTTCTGGCAAAACCGTCTTTGACATTCACAACATCCCCTGCTCCTCCAAGACTTTTGATACTTTCTTTTAAGATAACCTGCATAATGCCTCCTTGGGAAGGACCATAGACTATGGACTATGGACTATGGACTAACTACTTTTTGTTTTTAGTCTATGGTCCATGGTCTATTGTCCATAGTCTATTTATTGTCCATGGTCCGTAGTCTGTTTTTGTTGATGTAACCTTCTAAAATCAAACCAGGTGTCGGCCAGCCCCAATCCCACAACAACCAGCCCCACCATCTGAAAAAACAGGACGACCAGACCATAAATTCCAAAACGAAACAAGGGGGAATAGCGCTTCAGAAAAAAAACCATAATGCTAACCCCTTGAATAAAGTAAACCATACCCGCGACAAGGATCAGATTGAGAGCAACCCATGTCAGCCAAGTCACTTTAAAGACGTAAAAATCGAGGAAATAACAGACCGCCGCCACAATAACCCCCCAAACACAAACGCTCGAAATTTCAAGGCGCTTGAAATCACCCGCTTTTATCAGGTGTTTGGATAGACGATAGATCACTTTTAAAAAACTCAAATTAAAAATCATGACAAAAAGGCTAAAGGAGAAAACAAGACTTGGAATCAAACGGGGCAGAAATTCCAGATTTTTTTTCATTTGTTCAACCATGGCAACAACCTCGGCTTTATCCCCTTTCGCTACCTGCGAAGCAGTGACTTGGTCCAACACAGTCTGGGATTCCTGCACGATCCGCTGTAAAAATCCCGGGACATCGTAGCCGCCCAGATATTGGCAAATAAATCCGGTTAGGATTACGGCCACAGTGGCGGACAAACCCACATACGCCCCCCAACGTGCCAAAGACCAGCGTTTCCAGACACCAAGACTGAGCAAAGAGCCGATGAACAAATAATAAATGGCATTGAGGGGAACGGGTTCGGAAAAAATTAATTGGGAAACAGAAAACACCAGTGCCAAGGTAAGAGCAAAACTAATAGCCCATTGCAATTTGTTGCGGCGCAAACTCAAATATAAAACGGGAAGCGGCGTGAACAAGACAAAGAAGCCGCTAAAATAAAAAGCCGTACTGAGCAAGGCACACCACAAAACAGGCAAAACTTGTTTGGAGCTTAATGTCATGTGGTATCACTAAAATGTTTGTCGTTGGCTCGCTGTGAAAGGAATCAGTCCCAAAATACGGGCCCTTTTCACTGCAATCGTCAACTCGCGCTGATGAAACGCGCAAAGTCCCGTGAAACGGCGGGGAGAAATTTTGTCTCTCTCTGAGAGATAATGTTTCATCGCCTTTCCATCTTTGTAATCAATCTTCAATTCCTTATCGACACAAAAACGGCACGCTTTTTTGCGCGGGGCGAACCCGCCTTCGTCACGATCCCGGTTTTCTCTGAAATTTCCTCTGCGTTCTCTTTCCATAAAATCTTTTCTCCTTTAAGCGGTGACTGCCTGAGCGGCAATCTGTGCCTCTTTGGCGGCGATCTCGGCTTTTTCTATTTCTTCCACACGTTTCTCAATATTGACATTCTCATGTAATACGACCGTTAAAAAACGAAGAATTTTTTCTTCATACCGCAGTGCCTTTTCCAACTCCTGCACAAGAGTGTTATCCCCCACATAGTCGAGATGAATATAGATGC is a genomic window containing:
- a CDS encoding replicative DNA helicase, whose amino-acid sequence is MVHSKLPPQNLDAERAVLGGMLIDNEAIHRVIELLRPEDFYRDAHCKIYQAILSLYQANEPSDLVTVTNALKLANHLDSIGGASYLSSLVDQVPTSAHVGHYSKIIREKAVLRQLIDGATEIASRGYEEEGGIDEFLDKAESIIFDIATRRIQQGFVPMKEVVKAGFKAIEQSYERKESVTGVPSGYTDLDRLTSGLQPSDLLIVAGRPSSGKTAFSLNIMEHAACDSKIPCGIFSLEMSKEQLVQRLLCARAEVDSYKMRGGFLSESDWPKLTRAAGILSEAPIYIDDSAALTILEMRAKARRLKKEHGLGLLVVDYLQLVRAHIRSDSREREISEISRGLKALAKELHVPVIALSQLNRGVENRNDKRPMLSDLRESGCVTGDTLITNAKTGETFSIKELAERDHQSPLPVFAVDENYRVRPFNLVKAFSSGRKKVFLLKTRSGRKIKASANHPFLRIDGWQRLDNLQPGDAIALPRKMPPLQSQKNLSDNELILLAHLLGDGCILPHQPFHYTSADWENIETVQKAAKALFDIEGRVVMQKNWWHLYLPSPYPLARNTRHPITNWFQKLGIAPVHSWEKRVPRQLFQAPSEDVALFLRHLWATDGNFSWKCLHGRKKAGASYFYSANSSSLLRDPAKLGLDYASSSEMLAFQVQHLLLVVGIHSSLREVPSAKGYRMMYHVSVEGAKEQLDFCERVGIAGCRRTLVPELVAALREIEQNTNVDVIPAQAWKTVIAPAKEGAGMRWREFSQ
- a CDS encoding 50S ribosomal protein L9, which gives rise to MQVILKESIKSLGGAGDVVNVKDGFARNFLFPQGKAVHANPANLKELEHHKKVISIKQSKLKKEAEVLAEKVVGLSITIRKEAGEEDKLFGSVTTKDIADALRAENFLIDKKLIHLKDPIRQLGVTEVPVRLHPEVTATLKVWVVKA
- a CDS encoding DUF2232 domain-containing protein; translated protein: MTLSSKQVLPVLWCALLSTAFYFSGFFVLFTPLPVLYLSLRRNKLQWAISFALTLALVFSVSQLIFSEPVPLNAIYYLFIGSLLSLGVWKRWSLARWGAYVGLSATVAVILTGFICQYLGGYDVPGFLQRIVQESQTVLDQVTASQVAKGDKAEVVAMVEQMKKNLEFLPRLIPSLVFSFSLFVMIFNLSFLKVIYRLSKHLIKAGDFKRLEISSVCVWGVIVAAVCYFLDFYVFKVTWLTWVALNLILVAGMVYFIQGVSIMVFFLKRYSPLFRFGIYGLVVLFFQMVGLVVVGLGLADTWFDFRRLHQQKQTTDHGQ
- a CDS encoding 30S ribosomal protein S18, translated to MERERRGNFRENRDRDEGGFAPRKKACRFCVDKELKIDYKDGKAMKHYLSERDKISPRRFTGLCAFHQRELTIAVKRARILGLIPFTASQRQTF
- the rpsF gene encoding 30S ribosomal protein S6, whose protein sequence is MREYETLYILKSNTPEKEVEEFGARLIKLIEAHKGKALINRSWGRRQFAYLMEKEKEGIYIHLDYVGDNTLVQELEKALRYEEKILRFLTVVLHENVNIEKRVEEIEKAEIAAKEAQIAAQAVTA